From Brachionichthys hirsutus isolate HB-005 chromosome 7, CSIRO-AGI_Bhir_v1, whole genome shotgun sequence, the proteins below share one genomic window:
- the piezo1 gene encoding piezo-type mechanosensitive ion channel component 1, whose protein sequence is MDLQVIVWLLYCLLLPAALLTACLFRFNVLSLVYFVFLLLLPWFLCPNKHTIRGHTGRFIRAVFGTSLLFVLAHVCFQTLLYTYPPLNIAIGDNCSQWDVVSRHLGLSRLPLDEPWSVLRLLCPDLGVCVVALATIVLCTRLVRNREMVAAANITSLEDDPTDTDEEEDEEEEEEEPSGGEDEEVPSLPGDAEEEVSTATKAKQLAERLKAAARKVLRDLGRILAVSLLALAGITLPSAFSAIYFLLFIGVCTWWACHLPISHLGFNALCVMVGFFASGHMVCLYLYQSLLAQALFPPHSLWARLFGLKDIIIPGNCSSPYDLALNTQHDWPVYVNPGILFLLYVTIATVLKTGCHDAPNQVEKDLKQAKKEATQEEMVELRSWTEPKGSYEDDTQLMLLSMGSESSRGEAAENQPPPLSPAGVGGAAGQRSDSPFFLLGKVVMQQSYVCALIAMMVWSITYHSWLTFVLLLWACLIWILRARRHAATLCSPFILLYGLALCCLQYVWAMELQPELPTTVGTMSLRQLGLDRAQYPCLRLGAMLLFTLTFWLLVRQSVKENFSQKRKMAAPLEEVATGEEAAGSESVLKVLGGMVMSCYAKYWIYVCGGMFIMVSFAGKLVGYKIVYMLLFLICLCLYQVYYSLWRRLLKLFWWLVVAYTMLVLISIYTYQFEDFPGYWRNFTGFTEEQLAAIGLETFALSELFTSILIPGFFLLACILQLHYFHKPFMRITDLENVAPLHDGKKRGERAELAASGNVGVNFEEEDLLTNIDGESEDEMEPVPSKWGLVMDRLLVLSRRFSDNLTKVQVFVWRLLELHILKLVAFFSVWVALNEPSVMNLVLVALWSLATPYARFRPMASCLSTVWVCVIIVCKMLYQLSVVNPAEYSSNCSTPLTNETNLLLEEMMNSSLYQEPVDPAQWFGIRKDATVLGYSKNHLMVLMLLVFEATVYRHQAHHYRQIQRSPPTIPALFPSATRDTLDRGLVSCLKYLLNYAFYKFGLEICFLMTVNVIGQRMNFLVIIHGCWLVAIVVRRRRAAIARLWPRYCLFLSAFMIYQYLLCVGIPPALCIDYPWRWNTPVLMNSALIKWIYLPDFYTVPNSKSLIADFVLLMCASQQWTVFACEHTEEWMVLAGENADDPEPMADRPFNPAPNFINCRSYLDMAKVLVFRHLFWFVLSVVFITGATRISVFGLGYLLACFFFLLFGTRLLVKPSRTRLALWDCLIIYNVGVIVSKNMLSILACVFVSEMQKGFCWVIQLFSLVCTVNGYYDPKAASDKTCSLPVEEAGIIWDSICFLFLLLQRRVFLSFYFLHVVAELQASAKQASRGFELFRASIVKNIKFHQQAENKSLSQLKRSMQRIRSKQQKYRDGHKTSEDSPQSEAVETQTDKKKSRKRKWHQPWLDHATVLHSGEYYLFESASEDEEEQQSEEQKPQKQRASQLAYQAWVTSVKTALKERQKRQRTFKKMERKGKKREGRGDSKKEPLSGGSGDNDVFEDLVAREEGEEPEKQESGHGEMVQRILDILRFLWAIVLAMVDGLTLWLDMLTKQYRETSTVLCNERFFIIHKIQQHLATADSTDERVSQGSDSPTLESCLDDADVDDGAPYSCLEVDSGAADGRSTPRPRLNSTANLLSPEPPSSSTELLVPSSQQHRHSRTASELLGDRQSFVEELEQSRDFYDSQSRVLKLLFALYSLLAANSELVCYFIIVLNNVVSASVISLALPILVFLWAMLSVPRPTKRFWMTAIVYTEVMVVVKYLFQFGFFPWNSVYEMTLNEDKPFFPPRILGLEKTDNYIRYDLIQLLALFFHRSLLMRYGLWDHEGPLEEQIPSPEKSKEDGKAQEADETGGRKREGGGKEEEEKGGVSSTANAVEHGKDNEDDVDASTSSAAAAAAGPAPTGSPDGRETPSGPTSGPRKDELKGEEGATVEEAPKKSSGIRFRRKPKQPKKQRGGDEGKVPVEPTTEAAEPSSEPEPAKKKKKQKGRRREEASRRLLSVGHKVQHVLTAGVQSVYRPVQSFFGGILHAEYRAATDVYALMFLTDVVDFIVIIFGFWAFGKHSAAADIASTLSEDQVPEAFLVMLLIQFSTMIIDRALYLRKAVLGKLVFQVILVFGIHLWMFFILPGVTERKFNQNFVAQLWYFVKCIYFGLSAYQIRCGYPTRILGNFLTKKYNHLNLFLFQGFRLVPFLVELRAVMDWVWTDTTLSLSNWMCVEDIYANTFIIKCSRETEKKYPQPKGQKKKKIVKYGMGGLIIFFLICIIWFPLLFISLVRSVVGVVNHPVDVTVTVNLGGYEPLFTMSVQQQSIQPFTDAEYHQLTKTFGDSAVAMQFITLYSYEDIVTARIEGSSGSVWRISPPSRQEVIKELLGSPVDLTLRLAWNFQRDLGKGGTVEHTYDKHSIDLEPGSPVRADLASLLIGNHSGPVLVPNMFPNYIRAPNGAEAKPVSQLHRDNDDGFLNITLSLMSDRSVNGSGNQEWWDIAIAGCAPSSCGVLPMVIFNDKVSPPSLGFLAGYGIMGLYVSVVLVIGKFVRGFFSEISHSIMFEELPCVDRILKLCTDIFLVRETGELELEEELYSKLIFLYRSPETMIKWTRDIRNRDQGRY, encoded by the exons CTTGCCTCTTTCGCTTCAACGTCCTGTCGCTGGTCTACTTcgtcttcctgctgctcctgccgtGGTTTCTGTGCCCCAACAAGCACACGATCAGAG GACACACAGGGCGGTTCATCAGGGCCGTGTTCGGCACCAGTCTGCTCTTTGTTCTGGCTCACGTCTGCTTCCAGACGCTGCTGTATACGTATCCGCCGCTCAACATCGCGATAGGTGACAACTGCTCACAATGGGACGTCGTCAGCAGACACCTGGGACTGTCCAG GCTTCCCCTGGACGAGCCTTGGAGTGTGTTGCGTCTTCTTTGTCCTgacctgggtgtgtgtgtggtcgccCTGGCAACCATCGTCCTCTGCACCAGGTTGGTCAGGAACAGAGAAATGGTGGCCGCCGCCAACATCACATCG CTGGAAGACGATCCCACGGacacagatgaggaagaggatgaggaggaagaagaagaagagccgtcgggaggtgaagatgaagaagtgCCTTCATTGCCCGGTGACGCTGAGGAGGAGGTTTCCACGGCAACCAAAGCCAAGCAGCTGGCGGAGCGCCTGAAGGCCGCGGCCCGGAAAGTTCTCCGGGACCTGGGGAGGATCTTGGCCGTCAGCCTGCTGGCTTTGGCTG gcatcaCGCTGCCCTCGGCCTTCTCTGCGATCTACTTCCTGCTTTTCATCGGCGTCTGCACCTGGTGGGCGTGCCACCTTCCCATCAGCCACCTGGGCTTCAATGCGCTGTGTGTGATGGTGGGCTTCTTCGCTTCTGGTCACATGGTCTGCCTGTACCTGTATCAGAGTCTGCTGGCCCAGGCCCTCTTCCCTCCACACAGCCTGTGGGCCAG ACTCTTCGGCCTGAAGGACATCATCATACCCGGAAACTGCTCCTCCCCTTATGACCTCGCCCTGAACACCCAGCATGATTGGCCCGTTTATGTCAATCCAGGAATACTGTTCCTCCTCTACGTTACCATAGCAACTGTTCTCAAGACAGGATGTCATGATGCACCTAACCAG GTCGAGAAAGATTTGAAGCAGGCAAAAAAGGAGGCGACCCAGGAAGAGATGGTGGAGTTAAGGTCGTGGACTGAACCCAAAGGGAGCTACGAAGATGACACGCAG CTCATGCTCCTCTCAATGGGATCAGAAAGCAGCcgaggagaagctgcagagaaTCAGCCG CCGCCGTTGTCTCCGGCAGGTGTGGGCGGCGCCGCCGGCCAGCGGAGCGACAGCCCGTTCTTCCTGTTGGGGAAGGTGGTCATGCAGCAGAGCTACGTCTGTGCGCTCATAGCCATGATG GTGTGGAGCATCACCTATCACAGCTGGCTgacatttgtgctgctgctgtgggcgTGTCTCATCTGGATCCTGCGCGCCAG ACGGCACGCCGCTACGCTGTGCTCGCCGTTCATCCTGCTCTACGGCCTGGCGCTGTGCTGCCTGCAGTACGTCTGGGCCATGGAGCTCCAACCGGAGCTGCCCACCACCGTGGGAACCATGAGCCTCAGGCAGCTGGGACTGGACCGGGCCCAGTACCCCTGTCTGAGACTGGGAGCTATG CTTCTCTTCACTTTAACCTTCTGGCTGCTGGTGCGTCAGTCGGTGAAGGAAAATTTCAGCCAGAAGAGGAAAATGGCCGCGCCGCTAGAGGAAGTCGCCACAGGGG AGGAGGCGGCCGGAAGCGAATCGGTGCTGAAGGTTCTTGGAGGCATGGTGATGAGCTGCTACGCCAAATACTGGATCTATGTGTGCGGCGGGATGTTCATCATGGTCTCCTTCGCTGGGAAGCTGGTTGGATACAAGATCGTCTACATGCTGCTGTTCCTGATCTGCCTGTGCCTCTATCAG GTGTACTATTCCCTGTGGCGGCGGCTGTTGAAGCTCTTCTGGTGGCTAGTCGTGGCCTACACCATGCTGGTGCTGATCTCCATCTACACGTACCAGTTTGAGGACTTTCCTGGTTACTGGAGGAACTTCACTGGTTTCACAGAAGAACA GCTGGCGGCCATCGGTCTGGAGACCTTCGCGCTGTCCGAACTCTTCACCAGCATCCTGATCCCCGGCTTCTTCCTGCTGGCCtgcatcctgcagctgcactACTTCCACAAGCCCTTCATGAGGATCACTGACCTGGAGAACGTCGCGCCGCTGCACGACGG GAAGAAGCGCGGCGAGCGGGCTGAGCTAGCGGCCTCCGGGAATGTCGGGGTGAACTTTGAGGAAGAAGACCTGCTGACGAACATCGATGGAGAATCTGAAGACGAAA TGGAGCCGGTGCCCAGTAAATGGGGTCTGGTAATGGACCGGTTGCTGGTTCTGTCCAGAAGGTTCTCTGACAACCTCACCAAAGTTCAGGTGTTTGTCTGGAGGCTTCTGGAGCTCCACATCCTCAAACTCGTGGCCTTCTTCTCAGTTTGGGTTGCCCTTAACGAG CCGTCCGTGATGAACCTGGTCCTGGTGGCGTTGTGGTCTCTGGCCACGCCCTACGCTCGCTTCCGGCCCATGGCGTCCTGTCTGTCTACGGTCTGGGTGTGCGTCATCATTGTGTGTAAGATGCTGTACCAGCTCAGCGTCGTCAACCCGGCGGAGTACTCCAGTAACTGTAGCACG CCTTTGACGAATGAAACCAACCTGCTGCTCGAGGAGATGATGAACTCCTCTCTGTACCAGGAGCCGGTGGATCCGGCCCAGTGGTTCGGGATCAGGAAGGACGCCACCGTCCTGGGATACAGCAAG AACCATCTCATGGTGCTGATGCTGTTGGTGTTCGAAGCGACGGTGTACCGTCACCAAGCCCACCACTACCGTCAGATCCAGCGCTCTCCCCCCACCATCCCCGCTCTGTTCCCGTCCGCCACCAGGGACACTCTGGACCGGGGCCTGGTATCCTGCCTCAAGTACCTGCTCAACTACGCCTTCTACAAGTTTGGATTAGAG atcTGCTTCTTGATGACGGTGAATGTGATTGGCCAGCGGATGAACTTCCTGGTGATAATCCACGGCTGCTGGTTGGTAGCCATCGTAGTGAGGCGGCGGCGGGCGGCCATCGCCCGGCTCTGGCCCAGATATTGTCTGTTCTTGTCCGCCTTCATGATCTACCAGTATCTGCTGTGTGTGGGCATTCCGCCTGCTCTCTGCATAG ACTACCCCTGGCGCTGGAACACTCCAGTGCTCATGAACTCCGCGCTCATTAAGTGGATCTACCTGCCCGACTTCTACACCGTGCCCAACTCCAAAAGCCTCATAG CGGACTTCGTGCTGCTGATGTGTGCGTCCCAGCAGTGGACGGTGTTCGCCTGTGAGCACACGGAAGAGTGGATGGTCCTGGCCGGAGAGAACGCGGACGACCCGGAACCGATGGCGGACCGGCCGTTTAACCCGGCGCCCAACTTCATCAACTGCCGGAGTTACCTGGACATGGCCAAAGTCCTGGTGTTCCGTCACCTCTTCTGGTTTGTGCTGTCGGTGGTCTTCATCACTGGGGCCACCAGGATCTCCGTGTTCGGACTGGGCTACCTGCTggcctgcttcttcttcctgctgttTGGGACCCGGCTGCTGGTCAAACCATCCAGAACCCGCCTCGCCCTGTGGGACTGCCTCATCATCTACAACGTGGGGGTCATCGTATCTAAAAACATGCTATCG ATCCTGGCGTGTGTGTTCGTGTCTGAGATGCAGAAGGGCTTCTGCTGGGTCATTCAGCTCTTCAGCCTCGTTTGCACTGTCAACGGGTACTACGACC CGAAAGCAGCGAGCGATAAGACCTGCAGCCTCCCGGTGGAAGAGGCCGGGATCATCTGGGACAGCATCTGctttctcttcctgctgctgcagaggagggTCTTCCTCAGTTTCTACTTCCTGCATGTGGTGGCGGAACTGCAGGCCTCCGCAAAACAGGCCTCCAG GGGGTTTGAGCTCTTCAGGGCCAGCATCGTGAAGAACATCAAGTTCCACCAACAAGCCGAGAACAAATCTCTGTCGCAGCTTAAGAGATC GATGCAGAGGATTCGCTCCAAGCAGCAGAAGTACAGAGACGGACACAAAACAAGTGAAGATTCCCCCCAGAGTGAGGCTGTCG agacgcagacagacaaGAAGAAgtccaggaagaggaagtggcaCCAGCCGTGGTTGGACCATGCAACAG TGCTCCACTCAGGAGAGTACTACCTGTTTGAATCAgccagtgaggatgaggaggagcaaCAGTCTGAAGAGCAGAAGCCTCAGAAACAGAGGGCCAGCCAG CTGGCGTACCAGGCCTGGGTGACCAGTGTGAAGACGGCTCTGAAGGAGCGTCAGAAACGCCAGAGAACCTtcaagaagatggagagaaaggggaagaaaagagaaggaagggGGGATTCAAAAAAGGAGCCTCTCTCCGGAG GTTCAGGGGACAATGATGTGTTCGAGGACCTCGTCGCccgggaggagggggaggagccggaGAAGCAGGAATCCG GTCACGGCGAGATGGTCCAGAGGATCTTGGATATCCTGCGCTTCCTGTGGGCCATCGTTCTCGCCATGGTGGACGGACTGACTCTGTGGCTCGACATGCTGACCAAACAGTACAGAGAGACGTCGACCGTCCTTTGCAACGAGCGCTTCTTCATCATACACAAGATCCAGCAG CATCTCGCCACAGCAGACTCCACCGACGAGCGGGTTTCCCAGGGCAGCGACAGTCCCACGCTGGAGTCGTGTCTGGATGACGCGGACGTGGACGACGGCGCCCCATACAG CTGCCTGGAGGTGGACAGCGGGGCCGCGGACGGACGATCTACCCCCAGGCCGAGGCTCAACAGCACCGCCAACCTCTTGAGTCCAGAGCCTCCGTCCAGCAGCACGGAGCTCCTGGTCCCATCCAGCCAACAGCACAGACACTCCAGGACGGCCAGCGAGCTCCTGGGCGACAG GCAGTCCTTCGtcgaggagctggagcagagtcGGGACTTCTACGACAGCCAGAGCCGCGTGCTGAAGCTGCTGTTCGCCCTGTACAGCCTGCTGGCGGCTAACTCTGAGCTAGTCTGCTATTTCATCATCGTGCTGAACAACGTGGTCAGCGCCTCCGTCATATCGCTGGCCCTGCCCATCCTGGTGTTCCTCTGGGCCATGCTGTCTGTTCCGAGACccaccaagaggttctggaTGACTGCCATAGTCTACACTGAG gtgatgGTGGTGGTAAAATACCTCTTCCAGTTTGGATTCTTCCCCTGGAACAGCGTTTACGAGATGACTCTGAACGAGGACAAGCCGTTCTTCCCGCCTCGCATCCTGGGCCTGGAGAAGACCGACAACTACATCCGATACGACCTGATCCAGCTCCTGGCGCTGTTCTTCCACAGGTCCCTGCTGATG cgttaTGGCCTGTGGGACCACGAGGGTCCGCTGGAGGAGCAGATCCCCTCGCCTGAAAAGTCTAAGGAGGACGGAAAAGCTCAAGAAGCAGATGAAACCGGCGGAAGGaaaagggaaggaggaggaaaggaggaggaggaaaaaggcgGAGTCAGCTCGACGGCCAACGCGGTCGAACATGGAAAG GATAACGAGGACGATGTTGACGCAAGTaccagctctgctgctgccgccgccgccgggccaGCTCCCACCGGGTCCCCCGACGGACGGGAAACTCCATCCGGGCCGACCAGCGGTCCAAGAAAAGATGAGCTGAAGGGAGAAGAAGGGGCGACCGTGGAGGAGGCCCCGAAGAAAAGCAGCGGCATCCGCTTCCGCAGGAAGCCGAAGCAGCCCAAAAAGCAACGCGGCGGCG ACGAAGGTAAGGTTCCAGTGGAGCCCACGACGGAGGCTGCAGAGCCCAGCTCGGAACCGGAACcggcgaagaagaagaagaagcagaaaggcaggaggagggaagaggcCAGTCGACGGCTGCTGTCTGTGGGACACAAGGTCCAACATGTCCTCACCGCTGG CGTTCAGAGCGTGTACCGGCCGGTCCAGAGCTTCTTCGGGGGTATTCTCCACGCTGAATACCGGGCCGCCACCGACGTCTACGCGCTCATGTTCCTCACCGACGTCGTCgacttcatcgtcatcatcttcGGCTTTTGGGCTTTCGGG AAACACAGCGCGGCCGCCGACATCGCCTCCACCCTGTCCGAGGACCAGGTTCCCGAGGCCTTCCTGGTGATGCTGCTCATCCAGTTCAGCACCATGATCATCGACAGAGCCTTGTACCTGCGCAAAGCCGTGTTGGGAAAACTGGTCTTCCAG GTGATCCTGGTGTTTGGAATCCACCTGTGGATGTTCTTCATCCTACCTGGTGTCACTGAAAG GAAGTTCAATCAGAACTTTGTGGCCCAGCTGTGGTACTTTGTCAAGTGTATTTACTTCGGCCTGTCGGCCTATCAGATCCGCTGCGGTTACCCCACCCGTATCCTTGGTAACTTCCTCACCAAGAAGTACAACCACCTCAACCTGTTTCTCTTCCAAGG GTTTCGCCTGGTTCCCTTCCTGGTGGAGCTGCGGGCCGTGATGGACTGGGTCTGGACCGACACCACTCTGTCTCTGTCGAACTGGATGTGTGTGGAAGACATTTACGCCAACACCTTCATCATCAAATGCAGCCGTGAGACAGAGAAG aaaTACCCACAACCCAAaggccagaagaagaagaagatcgtGAAATACGGAATGGGTGGGctcatcatcttcttcctcatctgcATCATCTGGTTTCCCCTTCTCTTCATCTCATTGGTCAGATCGGTGGTGGGTGTGGTTAACCACCCCGTCGACGTCACCGTTACAGTCAACCTCGGAGGATATGAG CCTCTGTTCACCATGAGCGTGCAGCAGCAGTCCATCCAGCCCTTCACCGATGCTGAATATCACCAGCTCACCAAAACATTTGGAGACAGTGCG GTTGCCATGCAGTTCATCACGCTCTACAGCTACGAAGACATTGTGACGGCGAGGATCGAGGGCAGTTCGGGATCGGTGTGGAGGATTAGCCCCcccagcagacaggaagtcattaaGGAACTCCTTGGAAGTCCAGTTGACCTAACGCTACGCCTGGCTTGGAATTTCCAAAG GGATCTGGGTAAAGGAGGGACAGTGGAGCACACCTACGACAAACACTCCATCGATCTGGAACCTGGGAGCCCGGTCAGAGCAGATCTCGCTTCGCTGCTGATCGGCAATCACTCTGGTCCCGT GCTTGTTCCTAACATGTTCCCCAACTACATCCGCGCCCCCAATGGAGCTGAGGCCAAACCAGTCAGCCAGCTGcatagag ACAACGATGACGGTTTCCTGAACATAACCCTGTCCCTGATGAGCGACAGGTCGGTGAATGGCAGTGGGAACCAGGAGTGGTGGGACATCGCCATCGCGGGCTGTGCCCCCTCCTCCTGTGGAGTTCTTCCTATGGTCATATTCAATGACAAAGTCAGTCCGCCCAGCCTGGGCTTCCTGGCTGGATACGG GATCATGGGGCTGTACGTGTCTGTGGTCTTAGTCATTGGGAAGTTTGTGCGTGGCTTCTTCAGTGAAATATCCCACTCTATCATGTTTGAGGAGCTGCCCTGTGTGGACCGCATCCTGAAGCTCTGCACCGACATCTTCCTG GTACGTGAGACCggagagctggagctggaggaggagctttaCTCCAAACTGATCTTCCTCTATCGCTCTCCGGAGACTATGATCAAGTGGACCAGGGACATCCGCAATCGAGACCAAGGCAGATACTGA